Proteins from a single region of Drosophila biarmipes strain raj3 chromosome 3R, RU_DBia_V1.1, whole genome shotgun sequence:
- the LOC108031524 gene encoding uncharacterized protein LOC108031524 yields the protein MNSATIIIAIILLLPASQQASAEALERKVLAYNPTYEFWFFMPTGRPDHVSDNVEEAYWGSRKTGGVCYTNVWFYCQTGVKIEE from the exons ATGAACTCGGCTACAATAATAATTGCAATTATCCTGCTcctgccagccagccagcaaGCGAG CGCGGAGGCTTTGGAGCGCAAGGTGCTGGCGTACAATCCCACCTACGAGTTTTGGTTTTTCATGCCAACTGGCAGGCCCGACCACGTTTCTGACAACGTCGAGGAGGCCTATTGGGGTTCTCGAAAAACAGGAGGTGTTTGCTACACAAACGTTTGGTTCTACTGCCAAACTGGCGTCAAAATAGAGGAGTAA